The Mytilus edulis chromosome 4, xbMytEdul2.2, whole genome shotgun sequence nucleotide sequence tgatctctgtcggattacattcggtagaatcgggacgcagtcgtgacagactcggtcgaaatttacctggcgaaagatacaaatcgaatttccatccacgattcacaggatcttgatcagacttttgacaaattttaattgggaatggtcctgtcaaggacggcagtaaaaatcgtaaacgtgtgaccccagctttacaagtgctaaaaaaaactttcaaactttgtttatttcaatgtatCTGATGCATTTCTTTAAATCTATAAATTTAATgcttctcaaattttttttatacatgtatatcattgtaagaatgtatgaaatattataaataatttgatttttatatccTAATGTTAATGATCTTCACGCATGGCCAAAACAAGTTATCTATGTAATAATTAGTTTGCTttgccaaaaatatattttttcataatgtctgattgtcatcatttttaaaccATTCgatcatatattatttatatttgaatgttaTTATTTCTGATTTGTGTTATAAGGTTTGATATTCTTTTAGTGAAATTGTTATTATAATTATCAATCACAGAGGAATAGTTTTTTACATTAAATGTTATAAGTTGAATAATATTATATGTATTACTTTTAGTGTTGTCAAATGTAGGATTGGTTGAATGAAAACGTGGGAGCATGATCATTGATGATTAGTgtaaaaattaaacatgtttgaagCAGTACAAAGAATTAAAGGTCAGCATGATTTTAAGTTGACcctaaatatatgttttaatttatagaGAAGCAAAGAAAACTaagataaattatttaaaagtgATTTTCTTAGTTTGTAGAGAGCATAATGTCAGATTAAGATAAAAGGAAGATTATACATGCTTTAAAAGGAACACAATAACTAAAGTTTATTGTGTGCAATAAACGTTTTGTTTAATGGTAAATGGAAGCATGTTCTTCATTCAAAAGAAAAAGTGTGTTTGTCAATATCAATTAAGTGTCATTACCCAGCCAATCAAATAAGTTCCAATAGATGATTTGAAGCCCTTTCCATATTTGTTACTCTTTTATTAAACGGTTAGTTGGTGCTATGTTTATGCTTTCGTTATTGTTAATAGGCaagatagtcatgatagtaggttcaatatatttttggaaattatTTATTAAACGTTTTAAAATGGATATGGTTTAGCTAAGTACCATCTAAAGGTTTAAAATACTTGCACAGGGTTTGATTCCCAttaattcaaattgaatatatacaGGAATAGGAATTTACAATCCAATATGAATAATTGCCTCTTCCAAAGGAAACAATTGAAATTTGTCATAAACATTAAAGTCTTAAGAAGCAGGGTATTAATTGTGACTATGTACCCAAAAGAATTATACTGCATAATGACCACCAAAAGTCTTAAAATTGGAGAACATTGGGCTTCTCTTACTAGATACCACAAGCATATTCAGGTTGTTTGTGTGTTGTAATGTTGGTGTGTTTTTTTAAACACTTAGTACATGATTAGTTTGATTGTTCGATGATTTAGTTTTGTATTGTGTTATAATGTCgtgtgtttttttaaaacaattagtacatgataagtttgGTAGTATGGTATGTATCTCATTGATGAATGATTATTCAGTATGTTGATATTTTTATGAAATCATTATATCATATTGTAGTCATGTGATAACCATTAAATCTGTCTCATTATAcacaggcttttttttttaatttgtaatgtaTACCCGtagtttgaacatatttatttatagtggattgcaacttacatgtatattaatccctttccactttgcagatGTGAGTGCTACCTAGTAGGGtccattagcctgctcttttctcaaaatctacaagggtgtcttttatgtGCAAGAGATGTGGCTCTGTCTTAACATCGGACAGCTACCATTTATTGTCTCCTTTCAATGGACTACCCTGTATGCCCTTACTTTAATTTTCTTCAGCAGAAACACAAAAATTagtaatatacaaataaaataaaaattgtatcgAATACAGAGATGTAATCATGGTAATTTGATTGCAGTTCAGACCTTTATCCATCAAAAGACAAAGGACAAGGATGTCAAAATTCAAAGGTCAAACGAACAAAATTCATACTATATATGCtaagcatataaaaaagaagatgtggtatgattgccaatgagagaactctccaaaagagaccaaatgacacagacattaacaactataggttacagtaaggccttcaacactgaacaaagtccataccacatataaaaggccctgaaattaaaagtaaaacaattcaaacaagataaattaaaggcctaatttatgtacataaaaatcaatgaataaaaacaaatatgtaacacaccaacaaacgacaaccactgaattacaggatcctgacttggggaCAGGcccatacatacagaatgttcaGTTACTAAAAAGGTTAAACTTTGTGCCTTGAAAATTGAAACAATGGAGCCACCAGGAAGAATCATTTCAGCCcacaattctttttttatatgacatgAATTTAAATAAACCTAGCAAAATCACCATGATACAACTGCATGTGCTTGTCTGTGTATTAAATCATTAAGTCATAGGCATTCCTCAGAGGTCATCTCCATGGTTTATTATAGATCTTATATACACAAAAAATGCTGATACAGGAGATTAAATGCATTGCTATTTGTTTCTTTTGGACTTAAATACTCCTTATTATGACTGCATAAAATAGAACATTATTATTTTGGGTCAAATCTGTGAACATTAATCTGACATCTCCGGCCCAGTTTCTGCTCTCTTATGAGGATAACTGTGTCATAATCAAGTACCCAGAAATTatctttttcaaattattatgtGTTTGTCCAACCAATTAAATGCacttcaacaaataaaaaaaatcagatcattaaaaacaaacatgtatgtaacttaaatcaatgctatatacaatatacaatgcaatattccctttactaccaactgataaattaaagcaatctttaccattgaatgattacaagcactttgattaccattctagggttatgcccctttacaagtggaaaattgaagatttttttagtttctgttctcttaacttaagtttgtctcaactaaatttaatgaaatgtgtatataatgcttattacctctaaactcagtttaagttcaatttttggcagcttcacttttacagctcttgagttatgtccctttataacgttatatgctagcaggggcatcatctgtgtccctttggacacattccccatttattttttagaagttactattaaataatattaattttaaccatgactgtatgaaattttatgttttaatattttatgatgtatttaaatgagtagttattgttgcaaactccattagaaatttgaattgagatcatttttgaaataagggaaaggtgaaaaaaatagggggggggtcatttttttttctcatttcagattttagAATTAAACAGAAAAttccttcaaatatttttttttgagaggatgaatattcaacagcatagtgaattgttcaaaagcaaaaactaatttttaagttcattagaccacattcattctgtgtcagaaatctaTGCTGTGtcttaatcacaatccaaattcagcgctgtatccagcttgaatgatttgtccatactttccccatccgttcagggttcgacctctgcggtcgtataaagctgcgccctgcggagaaTCTGGTTAATCTTATTctacatgatttccaaaaccaCAGTAGATacgggtgttgctaaacggcggaaacggaaaaatatttatatggaCGGAATATAAGGGGGGAAATGCAAAGAAATACGAAAATAAATAACGACTGAAGTATAAATGAAATCACACAACAATTATGTTGACAATAGAGTAGGAGCTAGATATCAAAGAAAATATCAAACAGTTTTGGAAATACATAACATtgatgagggggaggacaggggggtacccttctcccttctcccacccctcttctcctttctcctacccccgttctcctttctcccattagaataaaacatctccttttgagatattttttcttgaaatattagaaatttttttaaaaggagagatattttattttttctcctttctccaactttttctcctttctcccagccttcctctcctttctcctaccccctttctcctttctcccaccccctttctcctttctcctaccccctttctccctgtctcccttacccctgtcctccccctcattgaTAGCTAAAAATAATAAGGTGATAGAAAGAGCACGTGCCATTCCTCTAGGTCTATGTGCATCTTAAACAATAGGAACTCTAGAACATTATAGACTTGAATAGTTCATGATAAAAAATTCTCTGTCGTCTTCCTGCAGTTTTTACCAAAAACACAAGAGAGGATGAAAAGTCGTCCGTCATTTAAGGTAAATCATTACTTTAAAAGGCTACTTACTATAACGGAAATAttaacttgtttgtagatcttgtcttgctgaccATTTTTGTTTCAATAGTTTCTAGCTATCGGTTGTAGTTTTTTAGCAACACCCCAGTAGATACTCTTGAGAGCCTCCAGTTCTACTTTACTATTAAAAAATCATTGACAGCGTTACATGTTTATCTAAAACACATGATTGACTATTAAGCTCCATTCTACTACATGTATttagtttaggggccagctggagCACGCCTTCGGgagcgggattttctcgctgtgttgaaggcccattggtggactttgttgtttttttactcTTTAGTCGGGTAAcggggttattgtctctttgatccattccccattttcattctcaattttagttgtCTTGTACTCTGCAGctgatgtaaaataaaaatactggATACGTTAACCTTCAATATTGATCTTCCAGAGCGGTGTTTGATTGACCCTGGTTGTCTTCCAACCAACACAGCTAACGTTGATATGAACATTTTTGAGGCAAAACAATGTTTTTTAGGTAAATTAGACAAGTTCGAGATTCACAATACATTCCATGTCTGTTTATATAATCTTACCATACATACATCATTTAGTAAGATATCGGTTTAAATCGCATTAAAAAGGTTTTTCTTTCTTGTTCTGCATTTTATTTCTGTAAATTGTTCTGGGCTGGGCGTTGCAATACATCGTGCCTTCCTGGATGTTAATAATCTTACTGTTTTAAAGTTAATATTAAGTACAGCAACCGATACTAGACGGTAAAAGTACTTTAAGCTTGATTTCAGTAGCTGTGGTcttattgtttaaatttattatcATATAGTTTTTCATAATTCATGTTATGAGTTTCTATAttacacatatttaaaaaaaacgtgcAGGCATTACTAAGTTGAAAATCACCAACAAGTTCAACGTTACTGAAACTACTAGATATTTCTtaataatatcataaatattCTATTTATACCattatgaaacaaaattaacTTTTTCTCTCATCTTTTAATTCAGGTTGAGTGTCCCGACTTTTTGTTAGTCAGAATACTGCTTTTGTCACGGTTATCTACGTGTGTCATGACGAAACAAATTTGGACTAATTATTTCAATCTTTCTGTATTTTCAACCTATATTAAATAAACCATTATACTGTTTgttcaaagattttatttttaaggcCAAGGAACGGTAATTGTGCTATGTCACAGAGTTTAGTCAATTTGGCATACAAAATTGCCTTTGTGAAATATAATAATAGATCGGAATcgaaaaataatgcatttttctcctttattttctgaaatataacTGAATGAGTTCtttcaaaatatatgtatatttttataaaaaaaagaagaacgtAAAATCGgcgtttttttctttaaatatgaattaaaatcatAAATGCATAGAATTTTTCTTTATCATTGATACTGAAATATTGAAAGCTAATTTTTATTTGAGTAAAGTGACTTTCGATCGCTTATTCAAACTGAAAGTCACACATAGacagttgacattttttttcctaTGTTGTTTCAACTTTTTATTCACATAATATGGTAGCCCGTTTTATACATTTCGGttgcttttattttaaatgattatttttatttatataagggTTTAAAAGTCATATAATGATTACaacaattatttgaatgaaaGGTTTAAATGAAAACCCTTGAACAAACAATATAATGGTTAATTTAATAAAGGTTGAAATATAACGTGTGAAATTAATCTTAATAGTAAGTTAAAATGAATCGCTCAAGCTTTTTCTTCTTCAAAGAATGATTTGAGAAATAAGACTATCACTGCTACATGTAAAATCATACCTGTAGCGGGACAATTTTTAGAATATCCCTATCCATATTATTGtacataaaaatacatttaaatataaaattaaaagagatGATGATGTCCCGTTTTCCAACTATATATacctttttcaacattttttttaactgactGTAAAACGGGTGGTTACATAGGTTTTTAGATATGTAAATGTTATGCTAGTTGCAATCGCAGACATCATTACAAACATGGTCATATCGAAACAACTGAGAAGTGTAGTTTATACATTTTGACCCTCTATTATCTTTTGCAAAGAGGGTCATTATTTATTGACTACTATTACTATAAAATCGTATGGAAAAGAGCAAGAACACATTTGATAAGTATTCAAATCAGTAACAGAAAAtgtattctaaaaaaataaaaacataaaggggggggggggggggggttcccacaAGCACTTCCATTATTTAACTGCAAATGGTTTTACTTCTAGGTTCTTTATGAACTCTTTGTAGACAGATTGCTTAATAAGtacgatatatatataaatttaaatttattttaaaaaagctttAAAGCATCACGAAATTTGAAATACGTGTATTTTTTAGAAGAACTTATACATGTTCAAATGAATATACATGTTTGCATGTAATTGTTTTACCACAATTGGAAATGAGTACTGACGCATGGGGTTAAATTGACAATGTTTCTCGGACTAGACTACACATGTATTAATacacaaacaaaatattgaaatttcccAGTGGCAAAAGGCAATTAATGTTTTGAGAACATTAAAACTTTAAAGAATAGAAATGAAGCGCTATTAACGATTTTGAAATTTAACTTTCTTCTCATATTATTCGCCATTCAATGgctattatgtttttattactacTTAGAATTTTACATACGAGAGACATTTAAGATATGACTGTTAGAGTAACGAAATTACGTATACTGTGCTGTGTTCATATTATTCAgggtattatatatataaaagatcgAAATAATAATTTTAGCTGGACACAGATTGGGTTATGGAATCATTTCGATTAGGTGAACCTGGCACCATAAACAATACAGAAACACATAACCAAGTGCTAGgaaactacaaggaagaaacgCTTGGACGTAGAGAAAATGTTTATTATGAAACAGGAAAAACAACTCCGAATTCAACAGATGACAACAATTATGACAAAAATTCAGAACTATTGCCAACATCCGGAGAACAGACATCAGGCAACTTAAAATCAATCTCTTCACAGGCTGCTAGACAATTTTCGGCTGATGTGAAACCGCCATATTCATACATTGCCTTAGTTACGATGGCAATTGAAAGTGCGCCAACTGGAATGATGTCGTTGAACGAAATTTATCAGTTTATAATGAATCGATTTCCATATTATCAAAAAGACCAACAAAGGTGGCAGAACTCAGTAAGACATAACCTATCTCTGAACGATTGTTTTATAAAAGTGCCACGTGCTGCGGGACGCCCAGGAAAGGGAAGTTATTGGGCAATACATCCAGATTGTAAGGATATGTTTGGCAATGGTAGTTTCCTTAGAAGATCATCACGGttcaaaaagaataaaaaatcagATGACTTCAGCAAAAACCCGTTTGGTCACCTGTATGGGTCTCATTCTGCACTTCCGGTTCCACCGCCATTACACTCTCATCAATTTCCGTTTGCTGCTGATACTAATTCATTTAAATGGACACCATTTTCAGGATATGCACCTCAAACTCAAAGTGAACATTCTCTGAATTCTGCATTTGGTGCAAGTTTCGGACAGCATGTTGCTGCACCGTTCAGTCATTCAATGGCAGCAAGTAACGTAGACTCGTATTATTCTCCAAGCTATCAAACTCTTTCTTCGTCGCCGTATAGTGGATCATCGCATCATTTTGGACATCAGAGACTCTAAAATATTTCAATGTAAAGTTGCcgtttaaaagaaaacaatatttaaGACAGGTGGGTGTATCATGCAGCAAGAGATTTTGTGCAATACAAATGCCTTATTTCTCAGTGAAAGTACATTTTCAttcaaatcaaagaatattttgtTCTCATTTATCACATGCAAATATACTCacctttataaattattataatgttgttggaaaaaataaaaatattataagttGTATATTCAAACCTTacttttaatgttatatattttacttgTACCAATTAATTACTGAGGGGGTTAAACAAAAAAAGCGCCAAATTGCGAAATATGTAATTTAACATCACAAAAAAGCATGTGTGTTTAAGTAGTAAATTATTCCATCTTTTTACTTGACTAAGCATGATATAGATAAAAGGTAAAACGTGTAGGTGTTTCAGCGTGCTGTTGGAAAGACTATTTCAGACTGTGTTCCAATATTTGTACTGACCTTTAATCATGGATGGTAACTGCAGCCAACCATAGTTTAATAAAGAACCCTATGagaaatattataacaaataaaaacagggcactttgatatatatatatatatgttccggaccatatgagtatttggaccatacgcgtatggtcatgaccatatacgtatactcgtatggtccgaccatacgcgtatggtccgaccgtacggcgtatggtccgaccgtacgcgtatggtccgaccgtacgcgtatggtcggaccatatgagtataatactcgtttggttattaacgggccggaccatatgagtatttggaccatataggtatatttatttttccaaattacgttataaacgtttcaataatacaggaactttatctaaaaaaaaacagtgatggtttaaaacatgacaattttttaattttataataaaaaaaactacgtaaaaatttaatattgatgccatagttagttttcatcgctagttacattagcgcatgtaggcttggatgacattcacttccacacggtatcatagcttttttgcatttgcaagttttgtgcacgatctttttcatttacacattttgtttgcgagtgaaaaacaagccttttttttgcagctgcgtacagtgataccgaggtctttggcaattctgatgtctacagtgtttttaagaagctctagatctcaaatatcgtaaaatggttgactgcaatacactttcttcacaacacaacttaaataaactaatagtatgctactttccagtgacttcttatgtgacagttcattaagaaattttttagtcgacatattgccatttactcgtaataacaaatcggttatgaccatcggtaatgaccatcggtataaaatgtgtttacttaaaatttaacaattaagtaaaattaacaatgtgaaacttcttatttttatttagcttatctttttattataatataacgataaaattacctatatgatagcgtcttttgaatgaacggtcataccatatgaagagtttagaagtattaaaagtaaactgtaacagagtgttaattaccccgaccatacgcgtatggtccaaatactcatatggtccggaacatatatatatatatacaaaaatttgcgaaagcaaatttacagatctaacattgttgggttgatgtttagacgagttatatatatatatatataagacaggtgggtcttaaatatatatatatatatatatatatatatatatatacatgagtACCTACATTTGCGCGGATTTTAAAATGACCTATTTCATTTGCGCGGAGAAATGGTATTACGTTTGCGCGGATTTACCTGTAGTTTACCCGAGTttatttttacctgtaatttGTTTTTCGATTATTGTTTAACTTTGACATAAATTGGCGATCACCACATcttatttataacatatataagacaagtctttatttatttatataaatattttaaaaaaaaaaaccactacatttatgtaaaagaaacgtTTTGAATCTAAAATACAGCGACTATCATGGAAAAGAATATTCAAAGTATATATGAAGTCATGAATAAAACGCAATAAACATGCGGACGATATATATATACAGGAATAATTTATAGTTCAGTCCTTGACTGGTACTTGTATCCTAGCGATTTGAGATAGCCTTGACGGAAAATTtcaccattttgaaattttagaaattgtTGAACGGTAAACTgaattttctcct carries:
- the LOC139518378 gene encoding forkhead box protein unc-130-like, translated to MESFRLGEPGTINNTETHNQVLGNYKEETLGRRENVYYETGKTTPNSTDDNNYDKNSELLPTSGEQTSGNLKSISSQAARQFSADVKPPYSYIALVTMAIESAPTGMMSLNEIYQFIMNRFPYYQKDQQRWQNSVRHNLSLNDCFIKVPRAAGRPGKGSYWAIHPDCKDMFGNGSFLRRSSRFKKNKKSDDFSKNPFGHLYGSHSALPVPPPLHSHQFPFAADTNSFKWTPFSGYAPQTQSEHSLNSAFGASFGQHVAAPFSHSMAASNVDSYYSPSYQTLSSSPYSGSSHHFGHQRL